From Thunnus maccoyii chromosome 21, fThuMac1.1, whole genome shotgun sequence, the proteins below share one genomic window:
- the LOC121888367 gene encoding lectin-like, which produces MSRNYLSKNDELRRGDYLISNNRQWKAMFQDDGNFVIFGWKPMWASDTAGTDAHRLCMQADCNLVMYNKADKPKWHTNSAKPESNMCRLHLTDDGKLVLDREGDQIWTSANSQGMK; this is translated from the exons ATGAGCAGGAACTACTTGTCCAAAAATGATGAGCTCCGCAGAGGAGACTATCTGATCTCCAACAACAGGCAGTGGAAGGCTATGTTCCAG GATGATGGTAACTTTGTCATCTTTGGCTGGAAGCCAATGTGGGCTTCAGACACTGCAGGAACTGATGCTCACCGCCTGTGCATGCAGGCTGACTGCAACCTGGTCATGTACAACAAGGCTGACAAACCCAAGTGGCACACAAACTCCGCCAAACCTGAGAGTAACATGTGCCGTCTTCATCTGACAGATGACGGCAAACTGGTGCTGGACAGGGAAGGTGATCAGATTTGGACCTCTGCTAACTCCCAAggcatgaaataa